The Terriglobia bacterium genome contains the following window.
GTCAATGCCGAGACACTCGAAACCAACATCCCGGGTATCTATCTCGGCGGCGTCGTCGTTGCCGGAAACCGGACGGCCGAAATCTTCATCGAGAACGGCCGTTTCCACGGCCGCGAGATCGCCGCCGACCTCAAACGCAAACTGGGGGGGGCGGATGGCTCGGTCGAAGTTTCGCGGGAGAGAAAAAGCCGGCAGACGCTTCAATCGGCAGAGTGATGCGGCGAAAGAAGCGGAAACTGACTCCGACGCCAGAGCGGAAGAAGAACTATTGTTGCCGCAGGAATCGGAAACCCATCAGCCGCTGCGGCTTATCGAATTTTCCCGCAATTTTGAACAGAGACTGAATGTTGTGCCGCGCATTGATCGCGGGGCCAGCAGCGGCGACGTTGTTGTGCAACCCGAGAAAACAACCGGGCGTCCTCCTCTCCATTTCACGCTGAACCAAGACACACCCGCTTCGCGCCCGCCTGGGACATCGAGATATACTGCAATCATGTCGATAAAGCTTCCGCTGAACGAGATGACCCTTCAAGAAAAGCTTGCTGCTATGGAGGCGCTATGGGAAGACCTGTCAAGATCTCCCGGGGCGATCAAGTCACCAGAATGGCACAAGGAGATTCTTGATGAGCGCCGAAAGCGAGTTGACGACGGAGCAGCCCAATTTGAGGATTGGGATCAGGTAAAGGTCAGGATGCGCGAGAAGCTTCGGTGAGAATCGAGATCCTCGATGAGGCCGAAGCGGACTTGGTCGAGGGTTTTCACTTTTATGAACATCAGGAAACCGGACTCGGTTCGTATTTCCTGAATTCGCTCTCCTCCGACATCGACTCGCTCCTTTTTCACGCCGGGATTCACAACGTGGTGTTTGGATATCATCGCTGCCTCGCCGCACAATTTCCCTTCGCCGTTTACTATTCTGTCGAGGGCGATGTGATTCGTCTACAAGCAGTGCTGGATTGCCGCCGCAATCCGTCATGGACGCGAAGACGTCTGCAGGGCTAAACAGAAAGCTG
Protein-coding sequences here:
- a CDS encoding addiction module protein, whose amino-acid sequence is MARSKFRGREKAGRRFNRQSDAAKEAETDSDARAEEELLLPQESETHQPLRLIEFSRNFEQRLNVVPRIDRGASSGDVVVQPEKTTGRPPLHFTLNQDTPASRPPGTSRYTAIMSIKLPLNEMTLQEKLAAMEALWEDLSRSPGAIKSPEWHKEILDERRKRVDDGAAQFEDWDQVKVRMREKLR
- a CDS encoding type II toxin-antitoxin system RelE/ParE family toxin; this translates as MRIEILDEAEADLVEGFHFYEHQETGLGSYFLNSLSSDIDSLLFHAGIHNVVFGYHRCLAAQFPFAVYYSVEGDVIRLQAVLDCRRNPSWTRRRLQG